The DNA sequence GGGCGATCTCCCGCCAGTCGTCGAAGTAGCCGCGGATCTCGAACAACGCCGCGGCCGTGACGGCCAGCTCCCAGCACAGGTCGTCCCACTCCGCGGCCGCCGCTTCCCGCACCGCCGTGACGAGCGCGAAGCGTTCTTCGTCGACCCACTGCAACGGCGCCCGGCGGACGGCGGCCGTCGCCGAGGCCGGCGGCTCCCGGCGGGGCGCGGTCCCCCGCAGGTCGAGGCGGCCGCCGAACTCGGGACGCTGGGCCTGTCCGGCGAGGCCGAGCCAGCCGGAACCGAGCCGGCGCAGGGCCGCCGCGTGCTCGGCGACGCTGTCCTCGGCGGCGGCGCACTCGGTCGCGAAGACGCGCACGAGGTCGTGGAACCGCCAGCGCCGGGACAACGCCGAAGGCGGCGCGCCGTCGGCGATCAGGTTGGCTTCGAGCAGCTCCGCGAGCGCGTCCTCGGCCGTGACGTGCGGGACGTCGAGCAGCGCACCCGGCGCCCAGTGCGGCAGGTCGGGGTGCTGCGGCGTGGCCATCCGGCGGAACAGCGACCGGGCCGGCCCGCTCAAGCCGTGGTAGGACAACGCGATCGTCGACCGCAGCTGGACCCCGCGGAAGGACAGCTCGTCCAGCCGCCGCTTCTCGTCGGTCAGCCGGTCCAGCAGATCGCCGAGGGCCCAGTGGTCGCGGGACGCGAGCTTCGCCCCGGCGATGCTCAGCGCGAGCGGCAGCCGGTCGCACGCGGCGACCAGCGCCTCGGCCGCCTCCGGTTCGGCGCTCAGCCGGTCGTCGCCGACGAACGTCGCGAGCAGCCGCAGCGCGACGTCGTCCTCGAGCACGTCGAGCTGGACGCCGGCCGCGCCGGGCAGGCCGGTGAGCCGTGCCCGCGACGTCGTCAGGACCGCGCAGCCGGCCGAACCGGGCAGCAGCGGCAGGACGTCCGCCTCCCGCCGGACGCCGTCGAGCACGACCAGGACCCGCCGGTCGGCCAGCCGCGTGCGGTACAGCTCGGCGCGTTCGCGCGGGTCCCGGGGCAGCAGCTCCTCGGCCATGCCCAGGGCGCGCAGGAAACCGCCGAGCACCCGCGCGGACCAGGTCGTGCTGTCCTCGGCCGAGTCGTCGTGCAGGTCGGCGTAGAGCTGGCCGTCCGGGAAGTGCGCGGCGAGCTCGTGGGCGGCCCGCACCGCCAGCGCCGACTTGCCCACACCGCCGGCGCCGGAGATCCCGACGACCCGGACCGCGAACGGCGTCTGCGGGTCGGCGGGCCCGCACAGCCGCGCGCTGATGGCGCGCAACGCGGCGTCGCGACCGGTGAAGTTCGTGGCGGGCGCCGGCAGCTGACGCGGCACCGGCGTCGCGACGACGTCCTGAACGGCCCGGGCGGCGGGCTGCTCCCCGGCCAGGATCGCGGCCTGCAGCTCACGCAGCTCGGGACCCGGTTCGACGCCGAGCTCGTCGACCAGGACGTCGCGGGCCCGCCGGAACGCGGTCAGTGCCTCGGCCCGGCGGCCGCCGCGGTGCAGTGCCCGCATCAGCAGCAGGTGCAGGTTCTCCCGCAGCGGGTGCTCGTCGACCAGGGCGGTGAGCTCGGGCAGGACGTCGGCGCCGCTCTCGAGCCGGGCGCGGACGCGCTGCTCGACCAGGTCCAGCCGGCGTTCCGCGAGCCGGGTGGCGGCGCGGGTCAGGGCATCGCTGTCCAGACCGGCGAACGCGGGCCCGCGCCACAACGCGAGCGCCGCTTCGCAGGCGTCGTCGTCGGTCCGGGCCCGCACGGCCAGTTCGGCGAACCGCGTCAGATCGAGGTCTTCGGCGGCGACGTCGAGTCGGTAGCCCGGGGCGCGGGTGGTGATCGTCGCGAACCCGCCGGCGTCACGCAGCCGGCGGCGCAGCGCGGACACGCAGATCTGGACCTGCGACCGGGCCGTGGCCGGCGGCCGCTCACCCCAGAGCGCGTCGACCAGCCTCTCGGCCGCGACCTCGCGGTTGGCGTCGAGCGCGAGCACGGCGAGCACGACCGACTCGCGCGGGCTGCCCACCGGCGTGGCCGGGGACCCGAGCTCGGCGGGCCCGAGCAGGCGGAGCCGCGGCGGGGCGGGGTGCTCGGTCATCACCACCAGTGTCGTCCATAGCGGATCGATAGCGGCCGGATGGGGCGTCCGGCGAAGGTGGCTCCAGTAACCGAAGAACCCGAGGAGTGGTCCGGATGTCCGAAATGGAAACAATGGAAACTGTGGAAACGCCGCACGAGCTGGTACTCACCGACACCTTCCCGGTGTCCCGCGACGAGGTGTGGGCGGCGTGGACCGACCCCGCGCGGTTCGCGACCTGGTGGGTCGGCCCCGGCTTCCGCACCCACGACCTGGTCATGGAGGTCGAGCCGCGCGGCCGGTTCGCCGCGAAGCAGTCGTCCGAGGCGGGCGACTTCACCATGCCCTTCGCCGGGTTCTACGTCGACGTCGTCCCGGGTGAGCGGCTGGTGCTGGGGCTCAGCGACGAGCCGTCGCCGGACGAGCCGATGCGCACCGAGATGACCGTGACGCTGACGGAGGTCGACGGTGGCACCCGGCAGGAGTTCCGGCAGACCGGCGTGGTGACCGACGAGCACTTCGCGGCGCTGGAGGCCGGGACGCGGGTGTTCTTCAGCCAGCTCGGCGCGCAGCTGGCCGGCCGGAGCTGAGCGCGGTCTCACAGCCCGGCCAGCTCGCGCCGCTTGATCTTCCCCGACGGCGTCGCGGGCAGCCGGTCGACGAACCGGACCAGCCGCGGCCGTTTGTACGGGGCGAGGTGCGGGGTGGTGAACGCGATCAGCTCGTCGGCCGTGGTGGTCTCGCCGGGACGCAGGACGACGTACGCGCAGGCGAGCTCGCCCTTGACCGCGTCCGGCACCGGCCCGGCGGCGACCATGGCGACCGCCGGGTGCCCGGCGAGCACCCGCTCGATCTCGGCCGGGTAGACGTTGTAGCCGCCGGTGATGATCAGGTCCTTCTTGCGGTCGACGACGAACAGGTGACCGGTGGGGTCGCGGTAGCCGAGGTCGCCGGTGCGCAGCCAGCCGTCCGCGTCGATCGTCTCGGCCGTGGCCCCGGGCCGGTCGTGGTAGCCGAGCATCACGACCGGGCCGCGCACCACCAGCTCGCCGCGGACGCCGTCCGGGGCGTCACGGCTCGGGTCGTCGAGGTCGGCGACGCGGATCTGCACGCCGGGGTAGGCGACGCCGATGGAGCCGAGGACCTCGGGCGCGTGCGGGCTGTGCGTGGTGGCGTGCCCGGACAGCTCGGTCATCCCCCAGACCTGCAGCAGCGGCGCCCCGCTGCGGTCCTGCCAGGCTCGCATGGTCGAGACGGCGATCGTCTGGCCGCCGACGGTGCTGCGCGTCAGCGACGAGAGGTCCGCGGTCGCGAGGGCCGGGTCGGCGAGCAGCATCGCGTACATCGCGGGCACGCCTTCGAAGATGGTCGCGCGGTGCGTTTCGATCGCGGCGAAGACGTCTTCGGGTGCGAACCGTTCCCGCAGTACGACGGTCCCGCCGGCGCAGAACGTGCTGTGCACGGCGACGTTCCCGTAGACGTGCGGGAGCGGCAGCGCGGTGACGACGACGTCGTCTTCGCGGCGGGCGTGCATGGTGGCGGTGAGCGCGCAGTTGACCAGGACGCCGTACTGGCTCTGCACGGCGCCTTTCGGGTGACCCGTGGTGCCGGAGGTGTAGGCGATGGTGCACGGGCCGGCCACGTCGATCGGGTCCCGGGGTGCGGCTTCGAGCAGATCCGCGAACGGGACGGCGTCGTCGCCGTTGTCGAGGTCCACGACGAGCTTGACGTTGTCGACCCGCTCTCGCAGCGCGCTGGTCGTGATGACGGCCGCGGCCCGGCAGTCCTCGGTGACGTAGTTCAGTTCTTCGGCGGTGAGCAGGGCATTGACCGGGTTGACGATCGCGCCGGCCCGCAGGACACCGTGGTAGGCGGCCAGCCATTCCCAGCGGTTGGGCGCGTAGAGCGTCACGACGTCGCCCGGCGCGACGCCGCGGTCACGCAGCCCGCCGGCGACGGCCGCCGCGGCCGCGTCCAGCTCGCGGTAGGTCAGCGTGTGCGTCGCGGTGACGAGCGCGGTCCGGCCGGGGTGGCGCCGCGCGGCGGTGCGGAGGATGTCGGCGGGGCCGGTCATGCGCGGAGCCTAGGACAATGCCTTCGGGACAGGTCCCCGAACAAGGCTTTCAGCGGGACCCGCTCGTCGGCGTGGACTACTTCGCGACGCCGCTCCGGGGCCGCTCAGGGGTCGAGGCCGATCAGGTCCGGCAGTTCCGTCGCCACGGCCTGCCGCGAAGAAGCTGCGCTCTGCCTTCGGTCAGCGGCGCAGCGGAACCAGGTCGTCCGCGTGCACAACCTCGCGACGCTGCTCCGGCGGCAACTCCGGGGTCGAGCGGCCGATCAGGTCCGGCAGCTCCGTCGCGTCGAACGCCACCACGCCGCGCGCCACCGCGCGGTCGTTCGTGTCGATCAGGTCGACGACGTCGCCGGCTTGGAAGTCGCCCTCGACGCCGATGATTCCGGCCGCCAGCAGCGAGCGGCGGCGGCGGACCACCGCCGTCACCGCGCCGTCATCGATGCGGAGCCTGCCCGTCGTGTCGGCCGCGTAGCCCAGCCAGAAGCGGCGGGCCGACAGGCGGGTGTCAGCTGGGGCGAACGCCGTGCCCGGGGAGGCCGTCGTCAGGGCCGATGACGCTTCCGACGCCGCCGCGAGCAGCACCGGGATGCCCGCGCCGGCCGCGGTGCGGGCGGCTGCCAGTTTGGACACCATGCCGCCGGTACCCAGCCCGGAGCTGGACATCCCGACCGAGATTCCGTCCACATCGGACTCCGAGAGCACCTCGGTGAGCTTGCGGGTGGCGCCTTCGCGGGGGTCGCCGTCGTACAGACCGTCCACATCGGACAGCAGGATCAGGGCATCGGCGCCGATCAGGTGCGCCACCAAAGCCGCGAGCCGGTCGTTGTCGCCGAAGCGGATTTCCTCGGTGGCCACCGTGTCGTTCTCGTTGACGACCGGGACCGCGCCGAGCGCCAGCAGCCGCGAGAACGTCCGCTGCGCGTTGCGGTAGTGCGAACGGCGCACCACGTCGTCGGAAGTGAGCAGCACCTGCCCGACCGTCAGCGAGTACCGCCCGAACGACTCGGCGTAGGCGTGCGCCAGCGCGAGCTGCCCGACGCTCGCCGCCGCCTGCTGGGTGGCCAGGTCCTTCGGGCGCTTACCCAGCGACAGCGGAGCGAGGCCGGCGCCGATCGCACCCGAGGAGACGAGCACGATCTGCGTACCGGCCGCGACTCGCGAAGCGATTGCGTCGACCAGCGCGTTCAGCCGGCCCGGGTCGAGGCCGCTGCCCGCGGTGGTCAGCGCCGAAGAACCGACCTTGACCACCAGCCGCCGGGCGGCGGCGATGGCCTCCCGCGTGCCGCTCACGCGTCCAGGTCCCCGTCGGCGCCTTCCGGCTCGTCCGGGCCGTCACGGCGGATCCGGCGGGCTTCCTTGCGCTCGGCCGCGCCGATCCGGTCGTGGTTCTCGAGCCGGACGTCGGTGCCGCGGCCGGACAGGTGCATCGCGACGCTCGGCGTCGACGGCTCCCACTCGAACTGGACGTCGCCGATCGTGACCGGGCTGCCCGGCCGCGCGCCGAGCTTCGCCAGCTTGTCCTCGACGCCGAGGCGGTTGAGGCGATCGGCGAGGTAGCCGACGGCTTCGTCGTTGCCGAAGCTCGTCTGGCGGATCCACCGCTCCGGGCGCGTGCCGCGCACGATGTAGGCGCCCTCTTCCTCGGGGTCGACTTCGACGGTGAACCCCTGGTCGTCGACGGCGAGGGGCCGCAGCACGATCGTCTCCGGCTCCAGCACCGGCTGCATCTCGCGGTACTCCTCGACCACCTTGGCGAGCGCGAAGGTCAGCTCGCGCAGGCCCTTGCGCGACGCCGTGGAGATCTCGAACACCTGCAGACCGCGAGCCTCGAACTCCGGCCGGACGAACTCGGCGAGCTCGGCCGCTTCCGGGACGTCGATCTTGTTGAGCACGACCACGCGCGGGCGCTCTTCGAGCTTCCCGCCGAGGCCCGGGGTGTACTTCGAGAGTTCCAGCTCCAGCGCGTCCACATCGGACACCGGGTCGCGGCCGGGCTCCAGCGTCGCGCAGTCGACGACGTGCACCAGCACCGCGCAGCGCTCGATGTGGCGCAGGAAGTCGAGCCCGAGGCCCTTGCCTTCGGACGCGCCGGGGATCAGCCCGGGGACGTCGGCCATCGTGAAGACGGTGTCGCCGCCGGTGATCACGCCGAGGTTCGGCACGAGCGTGGTGAACGGGTAGTCGGCGATCTTCGGCTTGGCCGCGGACAGCACCGAGATCAGCGACGACTTGCCGGCGGACGGGAAGCCGAGCAGGCCGACGTCGGCGACCGAACGCAGCTCCAGCACGAGGTTGCGGGCTTCCCCCGGCTCGCCCAGCAGCGCGAAGCCGGGCGCCTTGCGCGCCTTCGACGACAGCGCACGGTTGCCGAGGCCGCCGCGGCCGCCCTGTGCCGCGACGAACGTGGTGCCCGGGCCGATCAGGTCGGCGACCATCTCGCCGTCTTCGGTGAACACGACGGTGCCGGACGGCACCTTCATCACCAGGGTCTCCCCCGCCGCACCCGCGCGGTCACCGCCCTGGCCCAGCTTGCCGTTGCCCGCCTTGGCGTGCGGACGGAAGTGGAAGTCGAGGAGGGTGTGCACGTTGGGGTCGACGACCAGCAGGACGTCACCGCCGTTGCCGCCGTTGCCGCCGTCGGGGCCGCCGAGGGGCTTGAACTTCTCGCGGTGCACCGAGGCGCAGCCGTTGCCCCCGTCACCGGCGGTCAGGTGGATCACCGCGCGGTCCACGAAACGGGACGCCATGACTTGCCTCTTTCACTCGCGAGCAGGGATTACACAAAACAAACGAGGGGCGGCACCGGATATTCCGGCCCCACCCCTCGTTTGAGGTCTAGCGTCGAAGCCGAAACTCAGGCTTCCACGGGCACGACGATGTTGATCGTCTTGCGACCACGCTTCTCGCCGAACTGGACCGCGCCGGCGGCCAGCGCGAACAGCGTGTCATCGCCGCCACGGCCGACGTTCACGCCCGGGTGGAACTTGGTGCCACGCTGGCGGATCAGGATCTCGCCGGCGTTGACTTCCTGGCCGCCGAAGCGCTTGACGCCGAGGCGCTGCGCGTTCGAGTCACGACCGTTGCGGGAGCTGGACGCACCCTTCTTGTGAGCCATAGCTCAGCCCTTCTTTAAAAAACTCGGTCTGAAAAGCAGATCCGGAGAAGTTCTTACAGGGAGATGGCGGTGACCTCGACGCGGGTCAGCTTCTGCCGGTGACCCTGACGCTTGTGGTAGCCCGTCTTGTTCTTGAACTTGTGGATCCGGATCTTCGGACCCTTGGTCTGCTCGACGACCTTGCCGGTGACCGAGACCTTCGCCAGCGCGTCAGCGTCCGTGGTGACATCGCCACCGTCGACGTACAAAACGGCGGGGAGAATGTGCTCGGTGCCCGGCTCGCCCTCGAGCTTCTCGACCTCGACCACGTCGCCGACGGCAACCTTGTACTGCTTGCCGCCGGTCTTGACGATCGCGTACGCCGACACGGAAGTCTCCTGCATTACTCGACAATGGGTGGGGGCCCCGCGCGATCGGCCCGCCTCCGGGAAGGCGGTCCTGCTCTCACGCAGGCGGCCTACTCTGGTGGTAGGCCGTACTACAGGTTACGTGGGGTGCCCCGGTGCGTTACCACCGGGGTCCCCAAGTCGTTCAGTTTGCGCTCTGCTCCGAGGCCTTGACCGGCGGACCGGCCGGGCGTGACGCGGCCCGGCGCGGACGGCGCCGGGTGGAGCGTCCGGCCGGTTCGGGCACGCTGACCTCGGGTTCGGCGACCGGCTCAGCGGCCTCCGAAGACTGTGTGACGGGCTCTTCCGCCGGCTCGGGAGCCGAGGAACGCTCGACGGCCGGCTCCTCGTGCGGCACCGGCGTCTCGTCCGCCTCGGTGGTCACCGGGACGTCCGCGACCTCGGTGGCCGGCACCGCGGGCCCGGGAGCCACGACGGCCTCGTCCGGCACCTCGGTGGCCTGCCCGGCCTCCGCCGTGTCGGTCACCTCCGGGACGGGCCCGTTGCCGTTGAGGGCACCGTGCTCGTGCGGGTGTTCCTTGGCGACCTTGGACGCGTTCGCCATCGCCGCCACCGCGGACGCGATCGACTCGCGCTTCTCCGGCGGCGGAACGGCGTGCACCTCGGCCTTGGCCGCTTCGGCCTGCTCCTTGGCGGCTTCCTCGCCCTTGCCACCGCGACCGCGCGACCGGCGGGAGCTCTTCTCCCCGCCGCCGGTGTTGCCGCCACCGCCGTTGCCGCCGTTGCCACCGCCACCGTTGCCGCCGTTCCCGCTGTGGGAGTGGGCGGTGCCGCCGGCCGTGCGCTGCGGCTCGGTCGAGACGACGACGCCGCGGCCCTTGCAGTGCTCGCACGGCGTCGAGAACGCCTCGAGCAGCCCGGTGCCGATCTTCTTGCGGGTCATCTGCACCAGGCCGAGCGAGGTGACCTCGGCGACCTGGTGGCGGGTGCGGTCGCGGCCGAGGCACTCGGTGAGCCGGCGCAGCACCAGCTCGCGGTTGGACTCGAGCACCATGTCGATGAAGTCGATCACGATGATGCCGCCGATGTCCCGCAGCCGGAGCTGGCGGACGATCTCCTCCGCCGACTCCAGGTTGTTGCGGGTCACCGTCTCCTCGAGGTTGCCGCCCGAGCCGGTGAACTTGCCGGTGTTGACGTCGATGACCGTCATCGCCTCGGTGCGGTCGATCACCAGGTAGCCGCCCGAGGGCAGCCAGACCTTGCGGTCGAGGGCCTTGGTGATCTGCTCGTCGATCCGGTGGTCGGCGAACGCGTCACCGGTGCCGGTGTAGCGCCTGAGGCGCTCGGCCAGCTCCGGCGCGACGCCGCTGACGTAGTCGTTGATGGTCTCCCAGGACCGGTTGCCCTGGATCTCCAGCTTGGCGAAGTCCTCGGTGAAGAGGTCACGCACGACCTTGACCAGCAGGTCCGGCTCTTCGTAGAGCATGGTCGGCGCGCCGCCCTTGCGGCCGGAGCCGGCGTCGGCCTTCTCCTTGATGACGTCCCACTGGGCCTTCAGGCGGTCGACGTCGCGACCGAGCTCCTCCTCGCCGATCCCCTCGGAAGCGGTGCGGATGATCACACCCGCGTCCTCCGGGACGATCCGCTTGAGGATGTCCTTGAGCCGGCGGCGCTCGTTCTCCGGCAGCTTGCGGGAGATGCCGGTGGCGCCGCCCGCGGGGACGTAGACCAGGAAGCGGCCGGGCAGCGAGATCTGCGTGGTCAGCCGGGCACCCTTGTGCCCGACCGGGTCCTTGGTGACCTGGACCAGCACGGAGTCGCCGGTGGACAGCGCCTGCTCGATCTTGCGGGCCTTGCCCTCCAGGCCGGCGGCGTCCCAGTCGACCTCACCGGCGTAGAGCACGGCGTTGCGGCCGCGGCCGATGTCGATGAACGCGGCCTCCATGCTCGGCAGCACGTTCTGGACGCGGCCGAGGTAGACGTTGCCGACGATCGAACCGGAGCCCGACTGCGTCACGAAGTGCTCGACCAGCACGCCGTCCTCGAGCACGGCGATCTGCGTCGCGTCGCCCTTCTCGAGGACGACCATCGTGCGCTCGACCGCCTCGCGGCGGGCGAGGAACTCGGCCTCGGACAGGATCGGGGCACGGCGGCGGCCGGCCTCGCGGCCGTCACGGCGGCGCTGGCGCTTGGCCTCGAGCCGGGTCGAGCCGCGGACGCTGCGCACCTCGTCGCGCGCCGGGCGCTCGCGCTCGGCGCGTTCGGCCTGCTCGGCCTTGGCCTGGCGGACGTGGGTGACCGTGTTGGGCGGGTCGTCGGTGCCGGTGTCCCCGGCGTCGTCACCGTCCGAGCCCTTGCGGCGGCGACGGCGGCGACGGCGCTTGCTGCCGCCTTCACCGTCGTTGTCGTCGTTGTCGGCGTCGTCGCCCTCCGGCTCTTCGGTGGCGTCCGACTCGTCCTTCGCGGGCTTTTCGTCCGCGTTGCCGTTGCGGGAGCGGCGGCGCGCGGGCTGCTGCTGCGGCTCCTCTTCGGCCTGGGCGTCGTCGCCCTCGTTCTCGTCGCTGCCGTCGGCGCCCTTGCCCCGGCCACGGCCGCGGCGACCACGGCGGCGGCGACGGCGGCTGTTGGCGTCGTCACCGTCGTCGTCGGAGTCGGTGGCCGGCGAAGTGTCTTCGGCCTCCTCTTCCTCGGCGATCTCGGGCTCGGGCTCGGGCCGCTGGTGCTTCTGCTTCGCGGGCGCCGGGGCCGGCGGCTCCGCGAACGGGTCGGCCGGCTTGCGCGCCGGCTTGGTCGCGGCGGGCTCCGGCGGCAGGAAGACCGGCGACGGCGCGGCGAACACCGGCAGGTGCGCGCGGCTCTTCTGCCGCGGCCGCGGCTTCTCGGCCTCGGCGGCGGGCTGTTCGGGTTCCGGCTCGCGCCGGGTCCGCCCGGTGGGCGCGACCTCGACGTCACCGCCGGAAGCCGGGGCCACCTCGACATCGCCGCCCGAGACCGGAGCGACCTCGACGTCACCGCCGGAGGCCGGCGCGGCCTCGACGTCACCGCCCGAGAACGCCTCGGCGACCTTGAGGGCCACTTCCCGGGTCACGCTCGACTGCGCGCTGCGGACGCTTTCGCCCAGTTCGGTCAGCTTCGCGAGGACGTCCCGGCTGTGCGACTCGAGCAGCTTGGCCAGCGCGTGCACCCGGATCCGGGCGGGCAGGTCGGCCAGCGGGCCGGTCGTGGGTGTGGCGGGATTCCCGCCGGTGTGCTCGGCGGGTGTTTCCGCGTTCGACATGTGTCTCCTCCGCCCCCGGGCGCGTCTGCCGGTTCAACCCGGCAGGGACGCGGCCGCGCAGGGG is a window from the Amycolatopsis sp. NBC_00355 genome containing:
- a CDS encoding AfsR/SARP family transcriptional regulator, with product MTEHPAPPRLRLLGPAELGSPATPVGSPRESVVLAVLALDANREVAAERLVDALWGERPPATARSQVQICVSALRRRLRDAGGFATITTRAPGYRLDVAAEDLDLTRFAELAVRARTDDDACEAALALWRGPAFAGLDSDALTRAATRLAERRLDLVEQRVRARLESGADVLPELTALVDEHPLRENLHLLLMRALHRGGRRAEALTAFRRARDVLVDELGVEPGPELRELQAAILAGEQPAARAVQDVVATPVPRQLPAPATNFTGRDAALRAISARLCGPADPQTPFAVRVVGISGAGGVGKSALAVRAAHELAAHFPDGQLYADLHDDSAEDSTTWSARVLGGFLRALGMAEELLPRDPRERAELYRTRLADRRVLVVLDGVRREADVLPLLPGSAGCAVLTTSRARLTGLPGAAGVQLDVLEDDVALRLLATFVGDDRLSAEPEAAEALVAACDRLPLALSIAGAKLASRDHWALGDLLDRLTDEKRRLDELSFRGVQLRSTIALSYHGLSGPARSLFRRMATPQHPDLPHWAPGALLDVPHVTAEDALAELLEANLIADGAPPSALSRRWRFHDLVRVFATECAAAEDSVAEHAAALRRLGSGWLGLAGQAQRPEFGGRLDLRGTAPRREPPASATAAVRRAPLQWVDEERFALVTAVREAAAAEWDDLCWELAVTAAALFEIRGYFDDWREIAQLAVTSADRAGDAVGAAAARHSLGALLVHQGRPDDAARYLEPALAGFRAAGIGHGVGATLRQLATVRRLNGDLAAARACATEALPLLHAAGDRSGEAHARSELARLDLDARALGDAAGQVAEALRLARDAGASRTEAQILYRSADVELAAGHVGAAGVAVDRVLEIASGLGDRIGVGYALFGQGRVAVAAGDAGTATARFTEAVTVAGVTGDRHLQARAHRRLGELAEDAVTAAEHARRAERLLADVAQHASGNR
- a CDS encoding SRPBCC family protein; protein product: MSEMETMETVETPHELVLTDTFPVSRDEVWAAWTDPARFATWWVGPGFRTHDLVMEVEPRGRFAAKQSSEAGDFTMPFAGFYVDVVPGERLVLGLSDEPSPDEPMRTEMTVTLTEVDGGTRQEFRQTGVVTDEHFAALEAGTRVFFSQLGAQLAGRS
- a CDS encoding class I adenylate-forming enzyme family protein, with product MTGPADILRTAARRHPGRTALVTATHTLTYRELDAAAAAVAGGLRDRGVAPGDVVTLYAPNRWEWLAAYHGVLRAGAIVNPVNALLTAEELNYVTEDCRAAAVITTSALRERVDNVKLVVDLDNGDDAVPFADLLEAAPRDPIDVAGPCTIAYTSGTTGHPKGAVQSQYGVLVNCALTATMHARREDDVVVTALPLPHVYGNVAVHSTFCAGGTVVLRERFAPEDVFAAIETHRATIFEGVPAMYAMLLADPALATADLSSLTRSTVGGQTIAVSTMRAWQDRSGAPLLQVWGMTELSGHATTHSPHAPEVLGSIGVAYPGVQIRVADLDDPSRDAPDGVRGELVVRGPVVMLGYHDRPGATAETIDADGWLRTGDLGYRDPTGHLFVVDRKKDLIITGGYNVYPAEIERVLAGHPAVAMVAAGPVPDAVKGELACAYVVLRPGETTTADELIAFTTPHLAPYKRPRLVRFVDRLPATPSGKIKRRELAGL
- the proB gene encoding glutamate 5-kinase, with the translated sequence MSGTREAIAAARRLVVKVGSSALTTAGSGLDPGRLNALVDAIASRVAAGTQIVLVSSGAIGAGLAPLSLGKRPKDLATQQAAASVGQLALAHAYAESFGRYSLTVGQVLLTSDDVVRRSHYRNAQRTFSRLLALGAVPVVNENDTVATEEIRFGDNDRLAALVAHLIGADALILLSDVDGLYDGDPREGATRKLTEVLSESDVDGISVGMSSSGLGTGGMVSKLAAARTAAGAGIPVLLAAASEASSALTTASPGTAFAPADTRLSARRFWLGYAADTTGRLRIDDGAVTAVVRRRRSLLAAGIIGVEGDFQAGDVVDLIDTNDRAVARGVVAFDATELPDLIGRSTPELPPEQRREVVHADDLVPLRR
- the obgE gene encoding GTPase ObgE translates to MASRFVDRAVIHLTAGDGGNGCASVHREKFKPLGGPDGGNGGNGGDVLLVVDPNVHTLLDFHFRPHAKAGNGKLGQGGDRAGAAGETLVMKVPSGTVVFTEDGEMVADLIGPGTTFVAAQGGRGGLGNRALSSKARKAPGFALLGEPGEARNLVLELRSVADVGLLGFPSAGKSSLISVLSAAKPKIADYPFTTLVPNLGVITGGDTVFTMADVPGLIPGASEGKGLGLDFLRHIERCAVLVHVVDCATLEPGRDPVSDVDALELELSKYTPGLGGKLEERPRVVVLNKIDVPEAAELAEFVRPEFEARGLQVFEISTASRKGLRELTFALAKVVEEYREMQPVLEPETIVLRPLAVDDQGFTVEVDPEEEGAYIVRGTRPERWIRQTSFGNDEAVGYLADRLNRLGVEDKLAKLGARPGSPVTIGDVQFEWEPSTPSVAMHLSGRGTDVRLENHDRIGAAERKEARRIRRDGPDEPEGADGDLDA
- the rpmA gene encoding 50S ribosomal protein L27, producing MAHKKGASSSRNGRDSNAQRLGVKRFGGQEVNAGEILIRQRGTKFHPGVNVGRGGDDTLFALAAGAVQFGEKRGRKTINIVVPVEA
- the rplU gene encoding 50S ribosomal protein L21 encodes the protein MSAYAIVKTGGKQYKVAVGDVVEVEKLEGEPGTEHILPAVLYVDGGDVTTDADALAKVSVTGKVVEQTKGPKIRIHKFKNKTGYHKRQGHRQKLTRVEVTAISL
- a CDS encoding translation initiation factor IF-2 N-terminal domain-containing protein — translated: MSNAETPAEHTGGNPATPTTGPLADLPARIRVHALAKLLESHSRDVLAKLTELGESVRSAQSSVTREVALKVAEAFSGGDVEAAPASGGDVEVAPVSGGDVEVAPASGGDVEVAPTGRTRREPEPEQPAAEAEKPRPRQKSRAHLPVFAAPSPVFLPPEPAATKPARKPADPFAEPPAPAPAKQKHQRPEPEPEIAEEEEAEDTSPATDSDDDGDDANSRRRRRRGRRGRGRGKGADGSDENEGDDAQAEEEPQQQPARRRSRNGNADEKPAKDESDATEEPEGDDADNDDNDGEGGSKRRRRRRRRKGSDGDDAGDTGTDDPPNTVTHVRQAKAEQAERAERERPARDEVRSVRGSTRLEAKRQRRRDGREAGRRRAPILSEAEFLARREAVERTMVVLEKGDATQIAVLEDGVLVEHFVTQSGSGSIVGNVYLGRVQNVLPSMEAAFIDIGRGRNAVLYAGEVDWDAAGLEGKARKIEQALSTGDSVLVQVTKDPVGHKGARLTTQISLPGRFLVYVPAGGATGISRKLPENERRRLKDILKRIVPEDAGVIIRTASEGIGEEELGRDVDRLKAQWDVIKEKADAGSGRKGGAPTMLYEEPDLLVKVVRDLFTEDFAKLEIQGNRSWETINDYVSGVAPELAERLRRYTGTGDAFADHRIDEQITKALDRKVWLPSGGYLVIDRTEAMTVIDVNTGKFTGSGGNLEETVTRNNLESAEEIVRQLRLRDIGGIIVIDFIDMVLESNRELVLRRLTECLGRDRTRHQVAEVTSLGLVQMTRKKIGTGLLEAFSTPCEHCKGRGVVVSTEPQRTAGGTAHSHSGNGGNGGGGNGGNGGGGNTGGGEKSSRRSRGRGGKGEEAAKEQAEAAKAEVHAVPPPEKRESIASAVAAMANASKVAKEHPHEHGALNGNGPVPEVTDTAEAGQATEVPDEAVVAPGPAVPATEVADVPVTTEADETPVPHEEPAVERSSAPEPAEEPVTQSSEAAEPVAEPEVSVPEPAGRSTRRRPRRAASRPAGPPVKASEQSAN